In the Bos javanicus breed banteng chromosome 28, ARS-OSU_banteng_1.0, whole genome shotgun sequence genome, one interval contains:
- the RPS24 gene encoding small ribosomal subunit protein eS24 isoform X6, giving the protein MNDTVTIRTRKFMTNRLLQRKQMVIDVLHPGKATVPKTEIREKLAKMYKTTPDVIFVFGFRTHFGGGKTTGFGMIYDSLDYAKKNEPKHRLARHGLYEKKKTSRKQRKERKNRMKKVRGTAKANVGAGKK; this is encoded by the exons ATG AACGACACAGTAACTATCCGGACTAGGAAGTTCATGACCAACCGACTGCTTCAGCGGAAACAAATG GTCATCGATGTTCTTCACCCTGGAAAGGCAACAGTACCTAAAACAGAAATTCGGGAAAAACTGGCCAAAATGTACAAGACCACACCAGATGTCATCTTTGTATTTGGGTTCAGAACGCATTTTGGTGGTGGCAAGACAACTGGCTTTGGCATGATTTACGATTCCTTGGATTACGCGAAGAAGAATGAGCCCAAACACAGGCTTGCGAGA CATGGCCTAtatgagaagaaaaagacctCACGAAAACAGCGGAAGGAACGCAAGAACAGAATGAAGAAAGTCAGGGGGACTGCAAAGGCCAACGTTGGTGCTGGCAAAAAG
- the RPS24 gene encoding small ribosomal subunit protein eS24 isoform X3, with protein MNDTVTIRTRKFMTNRLLQRKQMVIDVLHPGKATVPKTEIREKLAKMYKTTPDVIFVFGFRTHFGGGKTTGFGMIYDSLDYAKKNEPKHRLARHGLYEKKKTSRKQRKERKNRMKKVRGTAKANVGAGKKK; from the exons ATG AACGACACAGTAACTATCCGGACTAGGAAGTTCATGACCAACCGACTGCTTCAGCGGAAACAAATG GTCATCGATGTTCTTCACCCTGGAAAGGCAACAGTACCTAAAACAGAAATTCGGGAAAAACTGGCCAAAATGTACAAGACCACACCAGATGTCATCTTTGTATTTGGGTTCAGAACGCATTTTGGTGGTGGCAAGACAACTGGCTTTGGCATGATTTACGATTCCTTGGATTACGCGAAGAAGAATGAGCCCAAACACAGGCTTGCGAGA CATGGCCTAtatgagaagaaaaagacctCACGAAAACAGCGGAAGGAACGCAAGAACAGAATGAAGAAAGTCAGGGGGACTGCAAAGGCCAACGTTGGTGCTGGCAAAAAG
- the RPS24 gene encoding small ribosomal subunit protein eS24 isoform X2, which translates to MNDTVTIRTRKFMTNRLLQRKQMVIDVLHPGKATVPKTEIREKLAKMYKTTPDVIFVFGFRTHFGGGKTTGFGMIYDSLDYAKKNEPKHRLARHGLYEKKKTSRKQRKERKNRMKKVRGTAKANVGAGKKKE; encoded by the exons ATG AACGACACAGTAACTATCCGGACTAGGAAGTTCATGACCAACCGACTGCTTCAGCGGAAACAAATG GTCATCGATGTTCTTCACCCTGGAAAGGCAACAGTACCTAAAACAGAAATTCGGGAAAAACTGGCCAAAATGTACAAGACCACACCAGATGTCATCTTTGTATTTGGGTTCAGAACGCATTTTGGTGGTGGCAAGACAACTGGCTTTGGCATGATTTACGATTCCTTGGATTACGCGAAGAAGAATGAGCCCAAACACAGGCTTGCGAGA CATGGCCTAtatgagaagaaaaagacctCACGAAAACAGCGGAAGGAACGCAAGAACAGAATGAAGAAAGTCAGGGGGACTGCAAAGGCCAACGTTGGTGCTGGCAAAAAG
- the RPS24 gene encoding small ribosomal subunit protein eS24 isoform X1, whose protein sequence is MNDTVTIRTRKFMTNRLLQRKQMVIDVLHPGKATVPKTEIREKLAKMYKTTPDVIFVFGFRTHFGGGKTTGFGMIYDSLDYAKKNEPKHRLARHGLYEKKKTSRKQRKERKNRMKKVRGTAKANVGAGKKKVTCFEKPRNVVS, encoded by the exons ATG AACGACACAGTAACTATCCGGACTAGGAAGTTCATGACCAACCGACTGCTTCAGCGGAAACAAATG GTCATCGATGTTCTTCACCCTGGAAAGGCAACAGTACCTAAAACAGAAATTCGGGAAAAACTGGCCAAAATGTACAAGACCACACCAGATGTCATCTTTGTATTTGGGTTCAGAACGCATTTTGGTGGTGGCAAGACAACTGGCTTTGGCATGATTTACGATTCCTTGGATTACGCGAAGAAGAATGAGCCCAAACACAGGCTTGCGAGA CATGGCCTAtatgagaagaaaaagacctCACGAAAACAGCGGAAGGAACGCAAGAACAGAATGAAGAAAGTCAGGGGGACTGCAAAGGCCAACGTTGGTGCTGGCAAAAAG AAGGTAACCTGTTTTGAGAAGCCACGTAACGTAGTATCTTAA